The following are encoded in a window of Pseudomonadota bacterium genomic DNA:
- a CDS encoding selenium metabolism-associated LysR family transcriptional regulator, with protein sequence MDLRHLETFAKVAELKSFTKAADVLYLTQPTVSKQIVDLERYFNVRLIDRTKRNVMLTKAGEILLKYAKDFLYLKKETADAIAAFKGLKKGAILVGASNIPGVYILPQALNIFKKQYNGIEIRLTISDTKDVINKVEQGEIDVGFVGAKDETKKIEYKRFLDDTIVIAAPCQYPDSININHLKDYPLIVRESGSGTRNSFEQALRKLKAAAPADLKIAAELSDTEAIKEAIKDGMGISYISKRAINNDVIKGNLKILHVEGFPDIKRSFYIITKKGKTILPQVKALIEIIDKWRGHEKA encoded by the coding sequence ATGGATTTGAGACATCTGGAAACATTTGCGAAGGTTGCTGAACTGAAGAGCTTCACAAAGGCAGCAGATGTGCTCTATCTCACACAACCCACAGTGAGTAAGCAGATAGTAGATCTGGAAAGATATTTTAATGTGAGATTAATTGACAGAACAAAAAGAAATGTAATGCTTACTAAAGCAGGAGAAATTTTACTCAAATATGCGAAAGACTTTCTCTATTTAAAAAAAGAAACAGCTGATGCAATAGCTGCCTTCAAGGGTTTAAAAAAGGGTGCCATCCTTGTGGGGGCAAGCAACATACCAGGTGTATATATTCTCCCGCAGGCGTTAAATATCTTTAAAAAACAATACAACGGAATTGAGATAAGGCTTACCATCTCTGATACAAAAGATGTGATAAACAAGGTGGAGCAGGGTGAAATTGATGTAGGTTTTGTCGGGGCAAAAGATGAAACAAAAAAGATAGAATACAAGAGGTTTCTTGATGATACCATTGTCATCGCTGCTCCGTGTCAATACCCGGACTCCATAAATATAAATCACCTGAAAGATTACCCTTTGATTGTCAGAGAATCCGGCTCAGGCACAAGGAATAGCTTTGAACAGGCTTTAAGGAAGTTAAAAGCTGCCGCTCCAGCAGATTTAAAAATAGCCGCAGAACTATCTGATACAGAAGCAATAAAGGAAGCGATAAAGGATGGGATGGGAATATCTTATATCTCAAAAAGGGCAATAAACAATGATGTTATAAAGGGTAACCTTAAAATCTTGCATGTCGAAGGATTCCCGGATATAAAAAGGTCTTTTTACATTATTACAAAGAAAGGGAAAACCATCTTGCCACAGGTGAAGGCATTGATAGAAATCATAGATAAATGGAGAGGACATGAGAAAGCTTAA
- the tolB gene encoding Tol-Pal system beta propeller repeat protein TolB, giving the protein MRKLKWIIILIFLTCITTNTEAKIYLDIYGKTFKKITIGVPSFKSETIDRLRADMSELLNKDLDISGFFIVAPSSLLDRELSDEGIEKQEIKFGNWRSIGIELLCKGKLQQKDGEIILEAYLYDTIDGSLMLAKRYRAKSEEWRKIVHRLADDIVLTVTGEKGIMSSRIVFVAGGRSQKEIYTADLDGHNTKRLTNFRSITVLPSVSPNGKYLAYTSYKEGKPNLFIMDLEKNREIHVERGEGMKFGTTWIGKATLGFSHTSGRYSSIYTFDIEKSDKRLILSKEGIYTSPSFSPDGTKMVFVSDMYGTPQIFMQDLPSGNIKRLTYYGNYNTSPCFSPKGDLIAFVSSIEGSFEICVMNADGSNQRVLTNGGINDSPQFSPCGRYIIYSSKRGGRYNIYMMLYNGEGKRMLKFTEGDAEQPKFIP; this is encoded by the coding sequence ATGAGAAAGCTTAAATGGATAATCATTCTTATATTTCTAACCTGTATTACAACCAATACTGAAGCCAAGATTTACCTTGATATCTATGGAAAGACCTTTAAAAAGATCACGATAGGGGTACCTTCCTTCAAAAGTGAAACAATTGATAGATTGAGGGCAGATATGAGCGAACTTTTAAATAAAGACCTGGACATATCCGGGTTCTTTATTGTCGCACCAAGTTCACTCCTCGATAGAGAACTTTCCGATGAAGGGATAGAAAAACAGGAGATAAAATTTGGGAATTGGCGGTCCATTGGCATTGAACTTTTATGTAAAGGCAAACTCCAGCAAAAGGATGGCGAGATAATACTTGAAGCGTATCTCTACGATACCATTGATGGTTCCCTGATGCTTGCAAAAAGATATAGAGCAAAATCAGAAGAATGGAGAAAGATAGTTCACAGGCTTGCAGACGATATAGTACTAACTGTTACAGGCGAAAAAGGGATTATGAGTTCAAGGATAGTTTTTGTTGCAGGGGGCAGGAGCCAGAAAGAAATATACACAGCAGACCTCGATGGACACAACACAAAAAGGCTCACGAATTTCAGGAGCATAACGGTCCTGCCATCAGTCTCTCCTAATGGGAAGTACTTAGCGTACACTTCCTATAAAGAAGGGAAACCCAATCTTTTTATTATGGATTTAGAAAAAAACAGGGAGATTCATGTAGAGAGAGGAGAGGGGATGAAGTTTGGAACAACCTGGATAGGCAAAGCAACGTTAGGGTTTTCACACACTTCAGGCAGATATTCTTCTATATACACCTTTGACATAGAAAAAAGTGATAAAAGGTTGATACTGAGCAAAGAAGGTATATATACCTCACCCTCGTTCTCCCCGGATGGTACAAAAATGGTGTTTGTTTCAGATATGTATGGAACTCCCCAGATTTTTATGCAAGACCTCCCTTCAGGGAACATAAAAAGGCTCACATACTATGGAAACTATAATACTTCACCCTGTTTTTCTCCAAAGGGGGATTTAATCGCCTTTGTATCCAGCATTGAAGGTTCCTTTGAAATATGTGTAATGAATGCTGACGGTTCCAATCAAAGGGTGCTGACAAATGGGGGTATAAATGATTCTCCACAGTTTTCACCCTGCGGGAGGTATATCATATACTCATCAAAAAGGGGAGGGAGATATAATATTTATATGATGCTGTATAATGGCGAGGGCAAGAGGATGTTGAAGTTTACAGAGGGGGATGCAGAACAACCAAAATTTATACCTTAG
- the pal gene encoding peptidoglycan-associated lipoprotein Pal, which translates to MKYFIILITVLFIFCGCAPKVVQLEQPGAIGKEGPAFGKGEKEGGVTEEELARSRQERERSMLEEMKKSLLKDIYFEFDSYVVKADELPRLKEIGSWLKNYKDIRITVEGHCDERGSAEYNLVLGQKRAETVKDHLVKLGVDEKRIKTISYGKELPLDPGHTEEAWAKNRRAHFKID; encoded by the coding sequence ATGAAATATTTCATTATTTTAATAACTGTCCTATTCATTTTCTGTGGATGTGCTCCAAAGGTAGTTCAACTCGAACAACCCGGGGCTATAGGGAAAGAAGGACCAGCATTTGGAAAAGGGGAAAAAGAAGGTGGTGTTACAGAGGAAGAATTAGCAAGGTCAAGGCAGGAGAGGGAAAGATCGATGCTTGAAGAAATGAAAAAATCCCTTTTAAAAGATATCTATTTTGAATTTGACAGTTATGTCGTCAAGGCAGATGAGCTTCCCAGACTAAAAGAGATAGGGAGCTGGCTAAAAAATTACAAGGATATAAGAATCACAGTAGAAGGACATTGTGACGAAAGAGGCTCAGCAGAGTATAACCTCGTGCTCGGACAAAAAAGGGCTGAAACAGTAAAGGATCATCTGGTAAAATTAGGGGTCGATGAAAAAAGAATCAAGACAATATCTTACGGTAAAGAGCTTCCTCTCGATCCAGGCCATACAGAAGAAGCATGGGCAAAAAACAGACGTGCCCACTTTAAGATTGACTAA
- the ybgF gene encoding tol-pal system protein YbgF → MLNKFKLNNKTQGSRGQGVKGSRKNHSTTRILESLNPQIFIILSLVMIGMFGCASTEETTELRSSITSIYNEFNLYREETDKKLSNIVKEDENIRKQFINLSNSIDSREDNTKIIMGKLDELEHQLRTYWNETKSEINLLKKGGGKTQIVPQLGETNYETQYKEAFDTFQKGMYEDSIKKFSEFIESNAGTPLIPNAYYWIGESYIMLKNYEKAILYFQEIIDKYPKSEKAPRALLLQAEAFNSVNDKKSSITILKRVIELFPKTEEAVIAERKLRALNLN, encoded by the coding sequence ATGTTAAACAAATTCAAACTAAACAACAAAACCCAGGGGTCAAGGGGTCAAGGGGTCAAGGGGTCAAGAAAAAATCACTCGACCACTCGAATCCTTGAATCCTTGAATCCTCAAATCTTTATTATCCTTTCTCTTGTTATGATTGGTATGTTCGGTTGTGCATCTACAGAAGAGACAACAGAATTGAGGAGTAGTATTACATCGATATACAACGAGTTCAACCTTTATAGAGAAGAAACAGACAAGAAATTATCCAATATAGTAAAAGAGGACGAAAACATAAGAAAACAATTCATCAATCTGTCTAATTCGATTGACAGTAGAGAGGATAACACAAAGATTATAATGGGAAAATTGGACGAATTGGAACACCAGTTAAGAACATACTGGAACGAGACAAAGAGTGAAATAAACCTATTGAAAAAAGGAGGTGGCAAAACACAAATAGTTCCTCAGTTAGGAGAAACAAACTATGAAACTCAATATAAAGAGGCATTTGATACCTTTCAAAAGGGCATGTATGAAGACTCCATAAAGAAATTTTCAGAATTTATTGAGTCTAATGCAGGAACACCCCTTATACCAAACGCATACTACTGGATAGGGGAGAGTTATATTATGCTCAAGAATTATGAAAAGGCAATCCTCTATTTTCAAGAAATAATCGACAAATACCCAAAGAGTGAAAAGGCTCCAAGGGCTCTGCTTTTACAGGCAGAGGCGTTCAATTCTGTAAATGACAAAAAGAGTTCTATAACTATTTTAAAAAGGGTTATAGAACTCTTTCCAAAAACTGAAGAGGCAGTTATAGCGGAGAGGAAGTTAAGAGCCCTCAACCTCAACTAA
- the rpoC gene encoding DNA-directed RNA polymerase subunit beta' produces MEEYFKAFDKQKDPLSYAAIKISLASPELIEKWSYGEVKKPETINYRTFKPERDGLFCAKIFGPVKDYECICGKYKRMKHRGIICEKCGVEVIQSKVRRERMGHIKLACPVAHIWFLKSMPSKIGTLLELTIKEVERVLYFEMYIVIEPGSSPYEFCELITEEKYLEAKEKYGETFVGGIGAEAVRECLKKIDIEELTKRLREEMRETSSDAKKKKLARRLKVVDAFMISGVKPEWMILDIIPVLPPELRPLVPLDGGRFATSDLNDLYRRVINRNNRLKRLMELNAPEIIIRNEKRMLQEAVDALFDNSKRGRVVTGANKRPLKSLSDMLRGKQGRFRQNLLGKRVDYSGRSVIVVGPELRLHQCGLPKYMALELFKPFVYNRLIKKGYATTIKNAKKIVEKERPEVWDVLEEVVKEHPVLLNRAPTLHRLGIQAFEPLLIDGKAIQLHPLVCPAYNADFDGDQMAVHVPLSVEAQTEARVLMMSTNNILSPANGRPIIVPTQDIVLGLYYLTVDRKYRKGEGKIFSDPEEVRIAYDAGEVDLHANIKVRIDGTLVDTTTGRMILRDVIEDALMEWREEKRQTILKEIFTLINRVMDKKTIAQLIDKCYREGGEKSTVILSDRLKDLGFYYATLGGISISIDDMKIPEKKKELIERAKKEVKIFQKQHSEGLITDGERYNKVIDVWADVTEKIADELMRELGSEKVISPDGKIEYQNSLNPIFMMAHSGARGNAQQIRQLAGMRGLMAKPSGEIIETPITSNFREGLDVLQYFISTHGARKGLADTALKTANAGYLTRRLVDAAQDVVATEYDCGTFDGIEVSSLMEGGEVIEHLGARILGRVVLEDLKDPDGEIIVRKNEEIRENHLKKIEDAGYEKVKIRSVLTCRSKRGVCVLCYGRDLARGRLVSIGEAVGIIAAQSIGEPGTQLTLRTFHIGGAASRRVEQSTLEARNEGYVESANVKVILNRDGIPVVMNRNGEIAIVDGAGRDRERYPVIYGAKLKKGSYEFYVDQFTRGLRVDALCKEINKYGYGKEFKISSNTVEDLNKILEVPNFYDLCLKKKGKSLKLTVYVQKLISETESYRNKNFLKLSEKQQHNILKLNRLILESIFPKSCPKSLYATEGQILAEWDPYTIPILSEESGKVKFGDIIEGETMQESKDEVTGLSYRVIIEPKDQEKRPRISIKDGKGKTKTIPGTTNPARYILPVGAHIVVNEGDNIYAGDVISKMPRETTKTKDITGGLPRVAELFEARRPKENAIVSEVNGFVSFGKMSKGRREIIVNPERGEPKKYIIPRGKHVIVHEGDYIKAGEPLMDGPVNPHDILHISGPKALARYLVDEIQEVYQLQGVKINDKHIEIIVRQMLKRVRIKDVGDTNFIIDEPVEWWIFEEENKRVIEIGGRPAQAEPLFLGITKASLITDSFISAASFQDTTKVLTQSSIEGRVDYLRGLKENVIMGRIIPAGTGFSRYRSYDMAVLDKTEEGHEELVEVEGS; encoded by the coding sequence TTGGAAGAATATTTTAAGGCTTTTGATAAACAGAAAGACCCGTTAAGCTATGCGGCTATCAAGATATCTTTAGCCTCTCCAGAGCTTATTGAGAAATGGTCATATGGAGAGGTGAAAAAGCCGGAGACGATAAATTACAGAACCTTCAAGCCAGAGAGAGACGGTTTATTCTGTGCAAAGATTTTTGGCCCTGTGAAAGATTATGAATGTATCTGTGGAAAATATAAAAGGATGAAACACAGGGGTATTATATGTGAAAAGTGTGGAGTAGAGGTAATACAATCAAAGGTAAGAAGAGAGAGGATGGGCCATATAAAGCTTGCCTGCCCTGTCGCCCATATATGGTTTTTGAAAAGTATGCCGAGTAAAATCGGGACATTACTTGAGCTGACAATAAAAGAAGTGGAAAGGGTTTTATATTTCGAGATGTATATAGTTATTGAACCTGGTTCATCTCCATACGAGTTTTGCGAACTTATTACTGAAGAAAAATATTTGGAAGCAAAAGAGAAGTATGGAGAGACATTTGTAGGAGGGATAGGCGCTGAGGCCGTAAGGGAATGTTTGAAAAAGATAGATATAGAGGAACTTACAAAGCGACTGAGAGAGGAAATGAGAGAGACCTCAAGTGATGCAAAAAAGAAGAAGCTTGCAAGAAGACTTAAAGTTGTAGATGCATTCATGATTTCAGGTGTCAAGCCTGAATGGATGATACTTGATATTATTCCTGTACTTCCTCCAGAACTAAGGCCGCTTGTCCCGTTAGATGGTGGGAGGTTTGCAACTTCGGACCTCAATGACCTGTACAGGAGAGTGATAAATAGAAACAACAGGTTGAAGAGATTAATGGAACTCAATGCCCCTGAAATTATCATCAGAAACGAGAAAAGAATGTTGCAAGAGGCAGTGGATGCCCTTTTTGATAATTCGAAAAGAGGCAGGGTGGTTACAGGGGCAAACAAGAGGCCCCTTAAGTCCTTGAGTGATATGCTCAGAGGCAAGCAGGGAAGGTTCCGCCAGAACCTCCTTGGAAAACGAGTAGACTATTCCGGTAGGTCTGTTATTGTTGTTGGTCCTGAACTCAGATTACACCAATGTGGTCTTCCAAAATATATGGCCTTAGAGCTTTTTAAACCTTTTGTGTATAACAGGCTGATAAAGAAGGGATATGCTACCACAATAAAAAATGCGAAGAAGATTGTTGAAAAAGAAAGACCTGAGGTATGGGATGTACTTGAAGAGGTAGTAAAAGAACATCCGGTACTACTGAACAGGGCCCCAACCCTTCATAGGTTAGGTATCCAGGCCTTCGAGCCGTTACTTATTGACGGGAAGGCAATACAGCTGCATCCCCTTGTCTGTCCCGCATACAACGCAGACTTCGATGGTGACCAGATGGCGGTTCATGTGCCTCTTTCGGTAGAAGCCCAGACTGAAGCGAGGGTCTTGATGATGTCAACAAATAATATTCTTTCACCTGCAAATGGCAGGCCTATCATCGTGCCGACACAGGATATAGTACTTGGTCTCTATTATTTAACGGTAGATAGGAAATACAGAAAAGGTGAAGGTAAGATATTTTCAGATCCAGAAGAGGTAAGGATTGCTTATGACGCAGGTGAGGTTGATTTACACGCGAATATAAAGGTGAGAATTGATGGTACCCTGGTCGATACAACCACAGGAAGAATGATATTGAGAGATGTCATTGAAGATGCCTTGATGGAGTGGAGGGAAGAAAAGAGACAAACAATATTGAAAGAGATTTTTACTCTGATAAACAGGGTAATGGATAAGAAGACAATAGCTCAACTTATTGACAAGTGTTACAGGGAAGGAGGAGAAAAAAGTACAGTTATCCTCTCTGACAGGTTGAAGGATTTGGGTTTTTATTATGCCACACTGGGAGGTATTTCGATAAGCATCGATGATATGAAAATCCCCGAGAAAAAGAAAGAGCTCATTGAGAGAGCAAAGAAAGAGGTAAAGATTTTTCAGAAACAGCACTCCGAAGGTTTGATAACCGATGGAGAGAGATATAATAAGGTCATAGATGTATGGGCGGATGTAACAGAAAAAATAGCAGATGAGCTTATGAGGGAACTTGGATCGGAAAAGGTTATAAGCCCTGATGGTAAGATAGAGTATCAGAATAGCCTCAACCCTATATTCATGATGGCCCATTCCGGTGCAAGGGGAAATGCACAGCAAATAAGACAGCTTGCAGGCATGAGGGGGCTTATGGCAAAACCCTCTGGCGAGATCATAGAGACACCAATTACAAGTAACTTTAGAGAAGGTCTTGACGTTTTGCAGTACTTTATATCCACTCATGGCGCAAGGAAAGGTCTCGCTGATACTGCACTAAAAACGGCAAATGCAGGCTACCTTACAAGAAGGCTTGTTGATGCGGCTCAGGATGTTGTGGCAACGGAATATGATTGTGGCACCTTTGATGGTATTGAGGTGAGTTCTTTAATGGAGGGCGGTGAAGTAATAGAACATTTAGGCGCAAGAATCCTTGGAAGGGTCGTGCTCGAGGATCTGAAAGACCCCGATGGAGAGATTATAGTCAGGAAAAATGAGGAAATCAGAGAAAACCACCTTAAAAAAATAGAGGATGCTGGGTATGAAAAGGTAAAAATCCGTTCTGTTCTTACTTGCAGGTCAAAGAGAGGTGTTTGTGTCTTATGCTATGGAAGGGACCTTGCGAGGGGTCGGCTGGTAAGCATAGGTGAAGCAGTTGGGATTATTGCTGCACAATCTATTGGAGAACCTGGAACACAGCTTACACTGAGAACCTTCCACATAGGTGGAGCGGCATCAAGAAGGGTTGAACAATCCACATTGGAAGCAAGGAACGAAGGATATGTGGAGTCTGCAAATGTAAAGGTCATTTTGAACAGGGATGGTATCCCCGTTGTAATGAACAGGAATGGCGAAATTGCCATTGTTGATGGAGCTGGAAGGGATAGAGAAAGGTACCCGGTGATATACGGAGCTAAACTTAAAAAAGGTTCATACGAATTTTATGTGGATCAATTTACCCGTGGTTTGAGAGTCGATGCCCTGTGTAAGGAAATAAATAAATATGGATATGGAAAGGAGTTCAAGATATCGAGTAATACAGTTGAAGACTTAAATAAGATTTTAGAGGTTCCTAACTTTTATGATCTATGCTTGAAGAAAAAAGGTAAGTCTTTAAAATTGACTGTATATGTACAGAAACTTATTTCTGAAACAGAAAGCTATCGCAACAAAAACTTTTTAAAGTTATCTGAAAAGCAGCAACATAACATTTTAAAGTTAAATAGGTTGATTTTAGAATCAATCTTTCCAAAGAGTTGTCCGAAAAGTCTTTACGCCACTGAAGGTCAGATATTAGCAGAATGGGATCCCTATACAATCCCAATTCTTTCTGAAGAATCAGGAAAGGTCAAATTCGGTGACATCATCGAAGGCGAAACAATGCAGGAGAGTAAGGATGAAGTTACAGGCCTTTCATACAGGGTTATCATTGAACCGAAAGATCAGGAAAAAAGACCCCGAATTTCTATCAAGGATGGAAAGGGTAAAACAAAAACCATTCCCGGCACAACAAACCCTGCAAGGTATATATTGCCTGTAGGAGCACACATAGTGGTAAATGAAGGTGACAATATCTATGCCGGCGATGTAATATCGAAGATGCCAAGAGAAACTACAAAAACCAAGGATATTACAGGAGGCCTTCCAAGGGTAGCGGAACTTTTTGAGGCAAGGAGACCCAAAGAAAATGCTATCGTGAGCGAGGTGAATGGATTTGTCTCTTTTGGCAAAATGTCCAAGGGCAGGAGAGAGATAATCGTCAACCCGGAAAGAGGGGAACCAAAAAAGTATATAATCCCCAGGGGCAAGCATGTCATTGTACATGAGGGGGATTATATAAAAGCTGGAGAACCGCTTATGGACGGTCCTGTAAACCCCCACGACATATTACATATAAGTGGGCCAAAAGCCCTTGCCCGCTATCTCGTGGACGAAATTCAGGAAGTCTATCAATTACAGGGGGTTAAGATAAACGATAAGCATATAGAAATTATCGTAAGGCAGATGCTGAAGAGAGTAAGAATAAAGGATGTTGGTGATACGAACTTTATCATAGATGAACCTGTCGAGTGGTGGATATTTGAAGAAGAAAATAAACGGGTGATAGAGATAGGGGGAAGACCTGCTCAAGCAGAACCCTTGTTCCTCGGAATAACAAAGGCTTCACTAATCACAGATAGTTTTATTTCTGCAGCAAGTTTTCAGGATACAACAAAGGTCCTCACCCAGTCCTCAATAGAAGGGCGGGTAGATTATCTGAGGGGACTTAAAGAAAATGTAATCATGGGGAGGATTATCCCTGCAGGAACAGGTTTTTCAAGGTACAGAAGCTACGATATGGCAGTTCTTGATAAGACAGAGGAAGGGCACGAGGAATTAGTTGAGGTTGAGGGCTCTTAA